A window from Bacteroidota bacterium encodes these proteins:
- a CDS encoding HXXEE domain-containing protein, translating to MDAWVTKFDFAWSWMGLAIAMVFFVLLFFTDILRSDLNKPRWQDAGWFAWVAAPMYMLHQFEEYALYYNVKTLNHPFADWICQKIGYGAYPDCPIPLQHYWLVNIIVWVLAMLGAWKFYKTNPMIALGTYGLILSNGLLHIGGWLSSGNPIYYYASGGTMTSIAFFIPVTILMVRACLKWKVMSGWAITATLLAGLIGHLILFGAYASLDAGGVVALYLFDLLAMTSPLLLTWLASKWLLKPTQKN from the coding sequence ATGGACGCTTGGGTTACAAAATTTGACTTTGCTTGGTCCTGGATGGGCTTAGCAATTGCAATGGTGTTTTTCGTTCTGTTGTTTTTTACAGATATATTACGCAGCGATTTGAATAAACCCCGATGGCAGGATGCCGGTTGGTTTGCGTGGGTTGCCGCTCCAATGTATATGCTTCATCAATTTGAGGAGTATGCACTTTATTATAACGTGAAAACGCTGAACCACCCTTTTGCAGATTGGATTTGCCAAAAAATTGGATATGGAGCATATCCAGATTGTCCGATTCCGTTGCAACATTATTGGCTTGTGAATATCATCGTGTGGGTATTGGCAATGCTTGGTGCTTGGAAATTCTATAAAACTAACCCAATGATTGCCTTGGGGACGTACGGACTGATTTTGTCTAATGGACTTTTACACATTGGAGGTTGGTTGTCATCTGGGAATCCCATATATTATTATGCTAGTGGCGGAACAATGACCAGTATTGCATTTTTTATTCCTGTAACAATATTGATGGTTCGTGCATGCTTGAAATGGAAAGTAATGAGCGGATGGGCGATTACAGCCACTTTACTTGCTGGACTTATTGGACATTTAATATTATTTGGGGCTTACGCATCGCTTGATGCAGGTGGGGTAGTCGCTCTTTACTTATTTGATTTATTAGCGATGACATCACCATTGTTGTTGACGTGGTTAGCAAGCAAATGGCTTTTAAAACCCACACAGAAGAATTAG
- a CDS encoding HXXEE domain-containing protein: MKNWRNNWYYFGGILFVGLAYYIGIFGNDLVVPQKIMILSFMGLLAHQFEEYAIPGGFPPMWNIVFNGEKEAPDRFPLNKQSSFFVNVVGAYSFYIIAICFPQWYWYGITISVFGFTQFIIHGIMFPIKWKSFYNPGLATVITIFVPIGIYYLWFIHSYCQVQPWEWWVGVFSTPVVALLIIQLPIIVFKSKTSPFPFTQEEMKKFNVQDKLSRLSKKA, translated from the coding sequence ATGAAAAATTGGAGAAACAATTGGTACTATTTCGGAGGCATTCTCTTTGTTGGATTAGCTTATTACATCGGAATTTTTGGAAATGATCTAGTAGTACCTCAAAAAATTATGATTTTATCTTTTATGGGATTGTTGGCTCATCAATTTGAAGAGTACGCCATTCCTGGGGGCTTTCCTCCAATGTGGAATATCGTTTTCAATGGTGAAAAAGAAGCACCGGACAGATTTCCTCTTAACAAACAATCAAGTTTTTTTGTCAATGTTGTAGGGGCATACTCTTTCTATATTATAGCGATATGTTTTCCTCAATGGTACTGGTATGGTATTACAATATCAGTTTTTGGTTTCACACAATTTATCATTCATGGAATAATGTTCCCGATTAAATGGAAATCATTCTATAACCCCGGTCTTGCCACAGTTATAACCATTTTTGTTCCAATTGGTATTTATTATTTATGGTTCATTCATTCCTACTGCCAAGTTCAACCCTGGGAGTGGTGGGTTGGTGTTTTTTCAACTCCAGTAGTGGCCCTTCTTATTATTCAATTACCCATTATTGTTTTCAAAAGCAAAACATCTCCTTTTCCTTTTACACAGGAAGAAATGAAGAAGTTTAATGTTCAGGACAAATTAAGTCGCCTAAGCAAAAAAGCTTAA
- a CDS encoding polyisoprenoid-binding protein: MAKQTWTLDPTHSELQFKIKHLMISTVTGQFSRFNATVETEADDFSNAKVQFETEVDSISTNNEQRDAHLKNGDFFDAAKYPSILFESEKMKKIETDEYKIEGNLTMHGVTKKIVLHAEFGGITKDPWGNTRTGFSVTGKISRSEFGMSFGAVTETGGLLLGDEVKITANVQFVKQVLAHAA, translated from the coding sequence ATGGCAAAGCAAACATGGACATTAGACCCCACCCATTCAGAACTTCAATTTAAGATCAAACACCTGATGATATCAACGGTGACCGGGCAATTCAGCCGGTTCAATGCAACTGTTGAAACAGAAGCTGATGATTTTAGTAATGCAAAGGTTCAGTTCGAGACAGAAGTAGATTCGATCTCTACGAACAATGAGCAACGTGATGCACATTTAAAGAATGGAGATTTCTTTGATGCAGCAAAATACCCTTCTATCCTCTTTGAAAGCGAAAAAATGAAAAAGATAGAAACCGATGAATATAAAATAGAGGGCAACCTTACCATGCATGGTGTAACTAAGAAAATTGTTTTACATGCGGAATTTGGCGGCATAACAAAAGACCCCTGGGGAAATACAAGAACAGGGTTCTCAGTTACAGGCAAGATCAGCCGGTCTGAATTTGGAATGAGCTTTGGCGCTGTTACAGAAACAGGAGGTTTATTGTTAGGAGATGAAGTGAAGATAACAGCCAATGTACAATTCGTGAAGCAAGTGCTGGCTCATGCGGCTTAA
- a CDS encoding helix-turn-helix transcriptional regulator, translating to MVVKTKETGRTQETCTKALLPVRDALDILSGKWKLPIIIALSFGHKRFGELRNNVHGITDKMLSKELRDLEMNELVKRTVHDSVPVVVEYSLTPYGDTLEDLIGELQNWGTLHRKRILKKQK from the coding sequence ATGGTAGTAAAAACAAAAGAAACGGGCAGAACACAGGAAACCTGTACAAAAGCACTCTTGCCGGTACGGGATGCACTCGATATTTTAAGCGGCAAATGGAAATTGCCGATCATTATTGCTTTATCATTTGGCCACAAACGTTTTGGTGAACTGAGGAATAATGTGCATGGCATTACGGATAAAATGCTTTCAAAAGAATTAAGAGATCTCGAAATGAACGAGCTCGTCAAACGAACAGTACATGATTCAGTACCCGTAGTAGTTGAATATTCACTTACTCCCTATGGTGATACTCTTGAGGACCTTATTGGTGAATTACAGAATTGGGGAACACTACACCGGAAACGAATTTTGAAAAAGCAGAAATAG
- a CDS encoding helix-turn-helix domain-containing protein produces MKHLTIIVPDGENNLSSIVGSYKIFSRANAFWKENHRKELFKIELAGISKEVEFYNGLFTVKPHTHISSIAKTHLIIIPSLNHNYQKAVKGNELLIDWIDKQYKHGAEVASICTGAFLLAASGLLDGKACSTNWAAADNFRQMFPKVDLQPDKLITDENGIYTNGGAYSFLNLVIYLIEKYYDRQTAIFCSKVFQIEMDRQSQSPFIIFKGQKLHGDEMVQKAQAYIESKIDEKISVEHLSSRFAVGRRNFDRRFIKATGNTPVEYSQRVKIEAAKKTFETTRKTINEVMYDVGYSDVKAFREVFRKITGMSPLEYKGKYNKEVAV; encoded by the coding sequence ATGAAACATCTTACCATAATTGTACCGGACGGAGAAAATAACCTAAGCAGTATTGTAGGCTCCTACAAAATATTTTCAAGAGCCAATGCATTTTGGAAAGAAAACCACAGAAAAGAATTGTTCAAAATAGAGTTAGCAGGTATTTCAAAAGAAGTTGAATTCTATAACGGCTTGTTTACAGTGAAACCACATACTCATATTTCCTCAATAGCAAAAACCCATCTTATCATCATTCCTTCATTGAACCATAATTATCAAAAAGCGGTAAAAGGAAACGAATTGCTGATCGACTGGATCGATAAGCAATATAAACATGGTGCTGAAGTAGCAAGTATATGCACCGGTGCATTTTTGCTTGCAGCATCAGGCTTACTGGATGGCAAAGCTTGCTCCACGAATTGGGCCGCTGCGGATAATTTCAGGCAAATGTTTCCTAAAGTGGATCTGCAACCTGATAAATTGATCACTGATGAAAATGGAATTTATACTAATGGCGGTGCTTACTCTTTTCTGAACCTGGTCATTTATCTTATTGAAAAATATTATGACCGGCAAACCGCCATTTTTTGTTCCAAGGTTTTCCAGATCGAAATGGACAGGCAAAGTCAATCACCATTTATAATATTTAAAGGACAGAAATTGCACGGGGATGAGATGGTGCAAAAGGCACAAGCATACATTGAAAGCAAGATCGATGAAAAAATATCTGTTGAACATTTGTCTTCCCGTTTTGCTGTCGGCAGGAGAAACTTTGACAGGCGATTTATCAAAGCAACCGGGAACACACCTGTTGAATATTCGCAACGTGTAAAAATTGAAGCAGCAAAAAAAACATTTGAGACCACCCGCAAAACCATCAATGAAGTAATGTATGATGTTGGTTATTCGGATGTGAAAGCATTTCGTGAAGTATTCAGAAAAATTACAGGAATGTCACCATTGGAATACAAGGGTAAATACAATAAAGAGGTCGCTGTTTAG
- a CDS encoding DinB family protein: MKTEQLIVKMLLDRWNSLIKSCDTTLESITDEQLQKEIGPGKNRGIYLLGHLIAVHDEMIQILGLGDKQYPELYEPFIKSPDRTVNDIPSSKELRTYWNKQNEVVTQKFNSLQPEEWFLKHNSVSAEDFIKEPHRNRLNVLLTRTTHLAYHAGQLILLK, from the coding sequence ATGAAAACAGAACAGCTCATAGTTAAAATGTTATTGGACAGGTGGAATTCATTGATAAAATCCTGCGATACAACTCTTGAATCAATTACTGACGAACAATTGCAAAAGGAGATCGGACCAGGCAAGAACAGGGGAATCTATTTATTAGGACATCTTATAGCTGTGCATGATGAGATGATCCAAATATTAGGATTGGGTGATAAGCAATATCCCGAATTGTATGAGCCTTTTATTAAATCTCCGGACAGGACAGTGAATGATATTCCTTCTTCAAAAGAATTGAGAACCTATTGGAATAAACAGAACGAAGTAGTAACTCAGAAATTTAACAGCTTGCAACCCGAAGAGTGGTTTTTAAAACATAATTCTGTTTCTGCCGAAGATTTCATCAAAGAGCCGCATCGTAATAGATTAAATGTATTACTTACCCGGACAACTCACCTGGCCTATCATGCTGGACAGTTGATATTACTTAAATAG
- a CDS encoding SRPBCC domain-containing protein codes for MNTKDFTATILVDQTPEEAFNAINNVRGWWTGEPGVEGNTDKLGDEFTYVYKDIHYSKQKLTELIPGKKIVWLITDSKLNFTKDKTEWTGTSIIFDISEKNNKTQIRFTHVGLVPAFECYGDCSNAWSSYIKNSLQSFITKGRVPTINW; via the coding sequence ATGAATACAAAAGATTTTACGGCTACCATTTTAGTAGACCAAACACCGGAAGAAGCATTCAATGCAATCAATAATGTTCGGGGTTGGTGGACAGGTGAGCCTGGAGTTGAAGGTAACACTGACAAGCTCGGTGATGAGTTTACTTATGTTTATAAAGACATTCATTACAGCAAACAGAAGTTAACAGAATTAATTCCTGGTAAAAAAATTGTTTGGCTTATTACAGACAGCAAACTCAATTTTACAAAAGACAAAACCGAATGGACAGGTACCAGCATCATTTTTGATATCTCTGAAAAAAACAACAAGACGCAGATTCGTTTCACTCATGTCGGATTGGTTCCTGCCTTTGAATGTTATGGTGACTGTTCAAACGCATGGAGCTCTTATATTAAGAATAGTTTGCAGAGCTTTATTACTAAAGGTAGAGTGCCGACAATTAATTGGTAA
- a CDS encoding SRPBCC domain-containing protein, with product MVDIIHRIGIKSPATQVYKALSTIKGLANWWTEETEGDEQKGGKIKFTFRSNTGDIMGEMVMEVQELNPGKNVRWRCIEGPEEWIGTDTTFELSQQDDQTIIIFGHRNWREAVEFTAHCSMKWAVFLLSLREYVETGKGKPSPHDLKIDNWN from the coding sequence ATGGTTGACATTATTCATCGTATCGGCATCAAATCCCCGGCAACGCAAGTCTATAAAGCGTTATCAACAATAAAAGGTCTTGCCAATTGGTGGACCGAAGAGACTGAAGGTGATGAACAAAAAGGAGGAAAGATCAAATTCACTTTTCGATCAAATACCGGGGACATAATGGGTGAAATGGTTATGGAAGTGCAGGAACTCAATCCCGGAAAAAATGTGAGGTGGCGTTGTATAGAAGGGCCTGAAGAATGGATTGGGACTGATACTACTTTCGAGTTATCACAACAAGATGATCAAACTATTATCATATTCGGTCATAGGAACTGGCGTGAAGCAGTTGAGTTTACTGCTCATTGCAGTATGAAATGGGCTGTGTTCCTTTTAAGTCTTCGTGAGTATGTAGAAACAGGGAAAGGAAAACCTTCACCGCATGATCTGAAAATTGATAACTGGAATTAG
- a CDS encoding BtpA/SgcQ family protein — MKTARLLPPKFLAAMIAVLPLPGSPLYDGDDQRVIDQALADLDIYKKAGVDSIIFENDHDLPYIQAPLDKKGIRLMTKICKKARKRFDGPIGVQMLEAANLESLEIAAATDLDYIRVEAFVFAHVGGSGIINGSAGKILRRRKELNAEHIKVFADVKKKHGSHSLTIDLDIKDEIMQAEFFLVDGVIVTSQFTGLNPDKNDLIKAKAATTLPVLVGSGMNVDNIADYLPLADGFIVGSYFRKEGKFLEQLEPERLTRFMEQFVSIRKNIL; from the coding sequence ATGAAAACTGCAAGACTACTTCCTCCTAAGTTTTTGGCAGCAATGATCGCTGTATTACCACTTCCCGGTTCACCTTTATATGATGGCGATGACCAACGGGTAATAGACCAGGCATTGGCAGATCTTGATATTTATAAAAAAGCAGGTGTTGACAGTATTATTTTCGAGAACGATCATGACCTACCGTATATACAAGCTCCATTAGATAAAAAAGGAATTAGACTAATGACAAAGATCTGCAAGAAAGCAAGAAAAAGATTTGATGGCCCGATCGGAGTTCAAATGCTGGAAGCTGCAAATCTTGAATCGTTGGAAATTGCTGCTGCCACGGATCTTGATTATATAAGAGTTGAGGCTTTTGTTTTTGCTCATGTTGGTGGCAGCGGCATCATTAACGGTTCGGCTGGAAAAATATTACGAAGAAGAAAAGAGTTGAATGCAGAACATATAAAAGTATTTGCTGATGTAAAGAAAAAACATGGCTCCCATTCATTGACAATAGACCTGGATATAAAAGATGAGATCATGCAGGCAGAATTTTTCTTAGTGGATGGAGTTATTGTTACCAGCCAATTCACCGGTTTGAACCCGGATAAAAATGATCTGATCAAAGCAAAAGCTGCAACAACATTGCCTGTATTGGTCGGCTCAGGTATGAATGTTGATAATATTGCCGACTATCTGCCTTTAGCTGATGGTTTTATTGTTGGATCTTATTTTAGAAAAGAGGGGAAGTTTCTAGAACAATTAGAACCGGAAAGACTAACCCGGTTTATGGAGCAATTTGTTTCGATCAGAAAAAACATTTTATAG